One genomic window of Maribacter aquivivus includes the following:
- a CDS encoding TolC family protein: MRNQLVILITILSISLGYSQEQTNSFTLEEAIQFALENNYSAINANRDIIDAQKQKWETIAGGLPQINGSLGYSNQLKQPVTLLPAELVGGAAGEFIPVVFSQPQSATATATLTQQIFDGSYIVGVQATKAFLSYSANNKEKTELDVRKQVVEAYGNVLLAEESIEILEKNKTTLEKNLFETSKLFENGLGEEESVDQLQITLSSIENQLQNALRLKDITLQMLNVSMGLDLNAPTQLKENLEDLTMSKMDLGILGIDFNINDNVDYKLAENLNEQRFFEWKLARSRALPTLNAYVNYGSSAYSESFDFFSGDQQWFDSSILGFDLNIPIFSSFKRSASTQRAKIALEKSKTQLTEAEQQIRLQLENAKNNYTLAIDNYETAKQNLTLSERIENKNQIKYKEGLATSFELRQAQTQLYTTQQEYLQSMVEVINNKTELETILNTKD; the protein is encoded by the coding sequence ATGCGAAATCAATTAGTAATCTTAATCACTATTCTAAGTATTAGTTTAGGATATTCACAAGAGCAAACCAATTCGTTTACATTGGAAGAAGCGATTCAATTTGCATTAGAAAACAACTATTCAGCGATTAATGCGAATAGGGATATTATAGATGCCCAAAAGCAAAAATGGGAAACTATAGCAGGCGGACTTCCTCAAATAAACGGATCTCTTGGATATTCTAATCAGTTAAAACAACCTGTTACATTATTACCAGCAGAATTGGTAGGTGGTGCGGCGGGTGAATTTATACCCGTAGTTTTCTCTCAACCACAATCAGCAACTGCAACAGCTACGTTGACACAGCAAATTTTTGATGGTTCTTATATTGTTGGTGTACAAGCAACAAAAGCATTTTTAAGCTATAGTGCAAACAACAAAGAGAAAACAGAACTAGACGTTAGAAAACAAGTAGTTGAAGCTTACGGCAATGTACTTTTAGCAGAAGAAAGTATAGAAATCCTAGAAAAAAATAAAACCACACTTGAAAAAAATCTCTTTGAAACTTCTAAGCTATTTGAAAACGGACTAGGAGAAGAAGAAAGTGTTGACCAACTTCAAATCACCTTATCATCCATAGAGAATCAATTGCAAAATGCTCTTAGATTAAAGGACATTACATTACAAATGTTGAATGTAAGTATGGGTCTAGATCTAAATGCACCAACACAATTGAAAGAAAACCTAGAAGATCTTACCATGTCAAAAATGGACTTAGGTATACTTGGGATCGACTTCAATATTAATGATAATGTAGATTACAAGCTTGCCGAAAATTTAAACGAACAACGCTTTTTTGAATGGAAACTAGCAAGAAGTCGTGCACTGCCAACTTTGAATGCTTACGTTAACTATGGTAGTTCGGCTTACTCAGAAAGCTTCGATTTTTTCAGCGGAGATCAACAATGGTTCGATTCTTCTATTTTAGGTTTTGACCTAAATATTCCCATTTTCAGTTCATTTAAAAGAAGTGCCAGCACCCAACGCGCAAAAATTGCTTTAGAAAAATCGAAAACACAATTAACAGAAGCCGAACAACAAATTAGATTACAGTTAGAGAATGCTAAAAATAATTATACGCTGGCAATAGATAATTACGAAACTGCAAAGCAAAACCTAACACTATCTGAACGTATTGAAAACAAAAACCAAATCAAATATAAAGAAGGTCTTGCAACAAGTTTTGAACTGAGACAGGCACAAACACAATTATATACTACCCAACAAGAGTACTTGCAATCAATGGTAGAGGTAATTAATAACAAGACCGAACTAGAAACCATTTTAAATACAAAAGACTAA
- a CDS encoding TetR/AcrR family transcriptional regulator — translation MKEKIRDTASQLFLERGFKSITMDDIANEIGMSKKTIYSEYSNKTSLVEDCVMNKFCDLSNGIDLIIAMEKNAIEELYEIKKYVMSHLNDEKSSPQYQLMKYYPKIHKNLKLMQFDKMHKCILLNVEGGLKQGLFRDNINPEFVARIYFTGLNSIKDQNMFPLEQFPIGKLMDSFLEYHIRGIVTPKGKTILNNIINSNQE, via the coding sequence ATGAAAGAAAAAATTAGGGATACAGCTTCACAGCTTTTCTTAGAACGTGGTTTTAAGAGTATTACCATGGACGATATTGCCAATGAAATTGGCATGTCTAAAAAAACCATTTACAGCGAGTATAGTAATAAGACTTCGTTAGTAGAAGATTGCGTAATGAATAAGTTCTGTGATTTAAGCAATGGTATTGACTTAATTATAGCGATGGAGAAAAACGCTATTGAAGAATTGTATGAGATTAAAAAGTATGTAATGTCTCATTTAAATGATGAAAAGAGCTCTCCACAGTACCAATTAATGAAATACTATCCAAAAATTCATAAGAATCTCAAGCTAATGCAATTCGATAAAATGCATAAGTGCATATTATTGAATGTTGAAGGTGGTTTAAAACAAGGCTTGTTTAGAGATAATATAAATCCGGAGTTTGTTGCTCGAATATATTTTACCGGTCTTAATAGTATTAAGGACCAAAACATGTTTCCGTTAGAACAATTTCCGATAGGAAAATTAATGGACTCTTTTTTAGAATACCACATTAGAGGGATTGTTACACCAAAAGGAAAAACCATATTAAATAACATCATCAATTCAAATCAAGAATAA
- a CDS encoding efflux RND transporter periplasmic adaptor subunit: MKKILVLLIATIGIYSCGGGEQSVADIIAQQDLEAIRAKKNDITSQQKLIDAQLKSLDSAIAVLGNEEKLPLVNTLTAKKELFNHYLELQGDVSTKQNVLIYPEMAGTLQRVYVKEGDKVSRGQVLATIDDGGMSSQVSQLKSQAVLAKTTFERQERLWNQNIGSEIQFLQAKTNYEAAENMLSQTQSQLGKSTIRAPFSGIIDNVIKDQGTVVAPGQGSEVFRIVNLSDMYIEVEVPESYLGSVAKGKEALVYFPVLGDSIITKIRQTGNFINPSNRSFEVEIPVPNKEGKIKPNLSAKVAINDYTSEDAILIPTSIISENADGEQYVFVAEEPNADGEALVKRSVIITGKTQGANIEVLSGLADGNQIIKEGARSVKDGQKVKIKK; this comes from the coding sequence ATGAAGAAAATACTAGTTTTATTAATTGCGACCATTGGCATATACTCATGCGGCGGAGGTGAGCAATCGGTAGCAGATATTATAGCACAGCAAGATCTAGAGGCAATAAGAGCTAAAAAAAATGATATTACATCACAACAAAAACTAATTGATGCACAACTGAAATCTTTAGATTCTGCAATAGCAGTTTTAGGTAATGAAGAGAAGTTACCATTGGTAAATACATTAACAGCAAAAAAAGAGCTGTTTAACCACTACCTAGAATTACAGGGCGATGTTTCTACCAAGCAAAATGTATTGATCTACCCAGAAATGGCAGGTACGTTACAAAGAGTATATGTTAAAGAAGGTGACAAAGTTTCTAGAGGTCAGGTATTAGCGACTATTGACGATGGCGGTATGTCTAGCCAAGTAAGTCAATTGAAATCTCAAGCTGTTTTGGCAAAAACGACTTTTGAGCGTCAAGAGCGTTTATGGAATCAGAACATAGGTTCAGAAATTCAATTTTTACAGGCTAAAACCAATTATGAAGCAGCAGAAAATATGCTCTCTCAAACGCAAAGCCAATTGGGAAAATCTACCATAAGAGCACCTTTTTCAGGTATTATTGATAATGTAATTAAAGATCAAGGCACTGTTGTTGCTCCAGGGCAAGGTTCAGAGGTATTTCGTATTGTAAACCTATCTGATATGTATATTGAGGTAGAAGTGCCAGAATCATATTTAGGAAGTGTCGCAAAAGGTAAAGAGGCTTTGGTTTATTTTCCAGTATTAGGAGATAGCATCATTACTAAAATTAGACAGACAGGCAATTTTATCAATCCTTCTAATAGATCTTTTGAGGTAGAAATACCTGTACCAAATAAAGAAGGTAAGATTAAACCAAATCTTTCTGCTAAAGTAGCTATCAATGACTATACTAGTGAAGATGCCATATTAATACCAACTAGTATAATTTCAGAAAATGCAGATGGTGAGCAGTATGTATTCGTTGCAGAAGAGCCAAATGCAGATGGTGAGGCGTTAGTAAAAAGAAGTGTAATCATCACTGGTAAAACACAAGGTGCAAATATTGAAGTATTATCTGGTTTAGCAGATGGCAACCAAATTATCAAAGAAGGTGCTAGAAGTGTAAAAGATGGTCAAAAAGTTAAAATCAAAAAATAA
- a CDS encoding efflux RND transporter permease subunit, producing MSKVQKNADKEFGLSSWAIDNPSVIYVMIAIFLWLGFSAYMAMPREDFPEIIETKIYISTPYPGNTAEDIEKLITDPLEDRLKNISNVVEVTSTSQEDYAILTIEFDEEITVEQAKQKVKDEVDSEKASEDWPTFNGAKVEPNVFDLNFSEEVPIMNINFTGDYPVEKLKEFAEYLQDEVEDLPEIKQADIRGAQDLEVEVGVDIYKMMAAKISFQDVISAISNGNMTMSAGNLKTVGQRRTIRILGEVEDPKELNNFVVKSENGAVYLKDIATINFQAKDKTTYAREFGKNVVMLDVKKRAGRNSISASDKIKELVKKETAEYFPPDLNISIANDSSTRTLNQVDDLVNNIIFGIILVVTVLMFFLGFRNALFVGFAIPMSMFMSFVILSWLGYTLNTMILFGMIMGLGMLVDNGIVVVENVYRLMDEGLSRTEAAKKGIGEIAYPIIISTATTVAAFVPLGLWPGIFGQFMIYFPITLSVVLGSSLFVAIFMNSMLVSKFMSTDEKELTLKQLIRMSVILGGLGALILIFGGAMRGLGSVLILTAIMFWAYKYIIKGSAIRFQKRTMARFENWYERRLKHALRGSNVYWYFGITFLMLIGVFMLFGMSVGSGRTKIEFFPDNKPNEIYVYVEYPEGTSIEKTNEITKEVENQVYAIMDDDMYKNEKGENFMMSSAVSVVGEGAGNPLTDGGSSAEMPHKGKVTVNFSEYKYRNGLNTEDIRGRVQAALQGIYPGVAISVEKDANGPPAGFPINIELEGNDYDELINTAEDVKNFINTKNIAGIEELKIDVNKGKPAMQVIVDREKAGELGVAVGQVGNQLRRSIFGEKAGVYKEDGEDYDINIRFNEDLRYNKSALFNQNIIFRDPSNGQIKEIPISAVATEKNTSGYSAIKHRDGKRVVTIYSGLKPGFTDAGAIVAEIQNEMGSFNGTPATVKIDYTGQLEEQAKQQAFLVGAFFSGLGLIMLILIFQFGGISKPLIIMIAIFLSFIGVFGGLMITGWSFVIMMTMMGIISLAGIVVNNGVVLLDYTQILVDRKKLRLGMEDSDLLTIEDATDSMIVGGKARLRPVILTAITTVLGLIPLAIGLNIDFFALFSEFNPHIYIGGDNVIFWGPLAWTVIFGLIVATFLTLIIVPVLFNIVYRIKIKFSSFGGNSNEENKQLEHVA from the coding sequence ATGAGCAAAGTACAAAAGAACGCCGATAAGGAATTCGGTTTATCGTCTTGGGCCATTGATAACCCTTCGGTTATTTATGTGATGATTGCCATTTTTCTTTGGTTAGGATTCAGCGCTTATATGGCGATGCCTAGAGAAGATTTTCCTGAAATTATAGAGACCAAAATCTACATTAGTACACCTTACCCAGGTAATACCGCTGAAGATATTGAAAAACTGATTACAGACCCTTTAGAAGATCGGTTAAAGAATATAAGTAACGTTGTAGAAGTCACCTCAACTTCTCAAGAAGATTACGCTATTTTGACCATAGAGTTTGATGAAGAGATTACTGTTGAACAGGCAAAGCAAAAAGTAAAAGATGAAGTAGACAGTGAAAAAGCGAGTGAAGACTGGCCTACTTTTAACGGTGCAAAGGTAGAACCGAATGTGTTTGACCTAAATTTTTCAGAAGAAGTGCCAATTATGAATATCAACTTTACCGGGGATTACCCTGTAGAAAAGTTGAAAGAGTTTGCTGAATATTTACAAGATGAAGTAGAAGACTTACCAGAAATTAAACAAGCAGATATACGTGGTGCACAAGACCTAGAAGTTGAAGTTGGTGTGGACATTTACAAAATGATGGCTGCTAAAATTAGCTTTCAAGATGTAATTAGTGCTATTAGCAATGGTAATATGACGATGTCTGCCGGTAACTTAAAAACCGTAGGACAAAGACGTACCATTCGTATTTTAGGGGAAGTAGAAGACCCTAAAGAATTGAACAACTTCGTAGTAAAATCTGAGAATGGTGCAGTATACCTTAAAGATATTGCTACCATTAACTTTCAAGCAAAAGACAAAACTACATATGCTCGTGAATTCGGGAAAAATGTAGTAATGCTAGATGTGAAAAAAAGAGCTGGTAGAAACTCCATTTCCGCTTCAGATAAAATAAAGGAATTGGTAAAGAAAGAAACAGCTGAATACTTTCCGCCAGATTTAAATATTTCTATTGCCAATGATTCCTCTACACGTACATTAAATCAAGTAGATGACTTAGTAAACAACATCATCTTCGGTATTATACTCGTAGTAACCGTTCTAATGTTCTTCTTAGGATTTAGAAATGCATTATTTGTTGGTTTCGCTATACCTATGTCCATGTTCATGTCTTTTGTAATACTGTCATGGCTTGGGTACACACTTAATACTATGATTCTTTTCGGAATGATTATGGGTCTTGGCATGTTGGTGGATAACGGTATTGTAGTAGTTGAAAATGTATACCGATTAATGGATGAAGGTTTGTCAAGAACAGAAGCTGCTAAAAAAGGTATTGGTGAAATTGCATACCCTATTATCATATCAACAGCGACAACTGTTGCTGCCTTTGTACCGTTAGGTCTTTGGCCAGGTATTTTCGGTCAATTTATGATTTACTTCCCTATTACACTTTCTGTTGTGTTGGGCTCGTCATTATTCGTAGCCATATTCATGAACTCTATGTTGGTCTCTAAATTTATGAGCACTGATGAAAAAGAATTGACCTTAAAGCAATTAATTAGAATGAGTGTTATTCTAGGTGGGCTTGGAGCGTTAATACTAATTTTCGGTGGCGCTATGCGCGGCTTGGGATCTGTACTTATACTTACTGCCATCATGTTCTGGGCATACAAATACATCATTAAAGGTTCAGCAATCAGATTTCAAAAAAGAACTATGGCTCGCTTTGAAAATTGGTATGAGCGTCGTTTAAAGCATGCGCTTAGAGGTAGCAACGTATATTGGTATTTTGGTATAACTTTTTTAATGTTGATTGGTGTATTCATGTTATTTGGAATGTCTGTAGGTAGCGGTAGAACTAAAATCGAGTTCTTCCCAGATAACAAACCAAATGAAATCTATGTGTATGTAGAATACCCTGAAGGAACATCTATTGAGAAAACCAATGAGATTACCAAAGAGGTAGAAAATCAGGTGTACGCTATCATGGATGACGATATGTACAAAAATGAAAAGGGTGAGAATTTTATGATGTCATCAGCTGTATCCGTAGTTGGTGAAGGTGCCGGTAACCCACTTACAGATGGTGGATCATCTGCAGAAATGCCTCATAAAGGAAAGGTAACCGTAAACTTTAGTGAATATAAATATCGTAATGGTTTAAATACCGAAGATATTCGTGGTCGTGTGCAAGCAGCATTACAGGGCATTTATCCTGGTGTTGCCATATCCGTAGAGAAAGATGCTAATGGACCACCAGCTGGTTTCCCTATTAACATTGAGCTTGAAGGTAATGATTATGATGAGCTGATCAATACCGCTGAAGATGTTAAAAACTTCATCAATACCAAAAACATTGCAGGTATTGAAGAATTAAAGATAGATGTAAATAAAGGCAAACCAGCAATGCAAGTAATTGTAGATCGTGAGAAAGCAGGTGAGCTTGGTGTTGCCGTAGGTCAAGTTGGTAACCAGTTAAGACGCTCTATTTTTGGTGAGAAGGCAGGTGTTTATAAAGAAGATGGCGAAGATTATGACATCAATATTAGATTTAATGAAGACTTGAGATACAACAAAAGTGCGCTATTCAATCAGAATATCATTTTTAGAGATCCTTCTAATGGGCAGATTAAAGAGATTCCGATTTCTGCTGTTGCAACCGAGAAGAACACATCTGGTTATAGTGCTATTAAACACCGTGATGGTAAACGAGTAGTAACTATTTATTCCGGATTAAAACCTGGCTTTACTGATGCCGGTGCTATTGTTGCCGAAATTCAAAATGAGATGGGAAGTTTTAATGGAACTCCCGCTACCGTTAAAATTGATTATACAGGTCAATTAGAAGAACAAGCGAAGCAACAAGCTTTCTTAGTAGGTGCCTTTTTCTCTGGTCTAGGATTGATCATGCTTATTCTAATCTTCCAATTTGGTGGTATTTCTAAACCGTTGATTATTATGATTGCTATTTTCTTAAGCTTCATCGGTGTTTTTGGAGGATTGATGATCACCGGATGGTCCTTCGTTATTATGATGACAATGATGGGTATTATCTCACTTGCAGGTATTGTGGTGAATAACGGAGTGGTACTCCTTGATTACACCCAAATTCTAGTCGATCGTAAAAAGTTGAGATTAGGTATGGAAGACAGTGATTTATTGACAATTGAAGATGCAACAGATTCTATGATCGTTGGTGGTAAAGCAAGATTACGCCCGGTAATATTAACTGCCATTACAACCGTATTAGGATTGATTCCGTTAGCAATCGGACTCAACATCGATTTCTTTGCGCTATTCTCAGAATTTAATCCACACATTTATATTGGTGGTGATAATGTTATATTCTGGGGACCATTAGCTTGGACAGTTATCTTCGGCTTAATCGTTGCAACATTCTTGACCTTAATTATTGTGCCAGTACTATTCAACATAGTATACCGTATAAAAATAAAGTTCAGCAGTTTCGGCGGCAATAGTAATGAAGAAAATAAACAATTAGAACATGTAGCTTAA
- a CDS encoding tetratricopeptide repeat protein — protein MEKWSKLFLSCIVLALLISCADNANENDVQILAEERYKDAIFYHQGSVAFQNGIAEAVVIDPTYEPGVYELSVADLKRGLPHKWLPQYNKAVALNPEQRIPWRGYLYLWFYRDYEKAIADFNASDSLTPYLDYPQGHSVDFWRGIAYLGAKDYDNSIAFWDKHITKETEDSGEDWVELEAFLYRGIAYYEAGNIEKANENFDKLIQYFTNSADAKYYKAKIFLNEGDKKAALNMINDAIVDFNNGYYNNRAYVETLRQIYLEDLEELKSKIIASN, from the coding sequence ATGGAAAAGTGGTCGAAATTATTCCTTAGTTGTATTGTGCTTGCCTTATTAATTTCTTGTGCAGATAATGCTAATGAAAATGATGTTCAAATCTTGGCTGAAGAAAGATATAAAGATGCTATATTTTATCATCAAGGCTCAGTTGCTTTTCAAAACGGTATTGCTGAAGCTGTAGTTATAGACCCAACATATGAACCTGGGGTTTATGAACTTTCAGTAGCTGACCTTAAACGTGGATTACCACATAAATGGTTGCCCCAATACAATAAGGCAGTAGCATTAAATCCTGAACAAAGAATACCATGGCGCGGCTACTTATACCTATGGTTTTACAGAGATTATGAAAAAGCCATTGCAGATTTTAACGCATCAGATTCGTTAACTCCATATTTAGATTATCCACAAGGGCATAGTGTAGATTTTTGGCGAGGCATTGCTTATTTAGGAGCAAAAGACTATGACAACTCTATTGCTTTTTGGGATAAACACATTACTAAAGAAACAGAAGATTCTGGTGAAGATTGGGTAGAACTTGAAGCTTTTCTATATAGAGGTATTGCGTATTATGAAGCTGGTAACATTGAAAAAGCAAATGAGAATTTTGACAAATTAATTCAATACTTCACCAATTCTGCAGATGCCAAATATTATAAGGCGAAGATTTTTCTGAACGAAGGAGATAAAAAAGCGGCTTTGAATATGATTAATGATGCCATTGTAGATTTTAATAATGGCTATTATAACAATAGAGCATACGTAGAAACCCTACGTCAAATTTATCTTGAAGATTTAGAAGAACTTAAATCCAAAATCATAGCAAGTAATTAA
- a CDS encoding toxin-antitoxin system YwqK family antitoxin: MKKILIIAVMALSFGAYAQVDPTFEKDGDKVKATYFHANGEKSQEGYFLNEKLEGEWKMFNEKGEKIAMGNYDNGVRTGKWLFWEGDVTSEVNFDNNRIASVNKASKKDPVVTNK, translated from the coding sequence ATGAAAAAAATCTTAATTATAGCTGTAATGGCATTGTCTTTCGGAGCTTACGCTCAAGTTGATCCTACTTTTGAAAAAGATGGTGATAAAGTAAAAGCAACATATTTTCATGCTAACGGAGAAAAATCTCAAGAAGGTTACTTTTTAAATGAAAAGTTAGAAGGTGAATGGAAAATGTTCAATGAAAAAGGAGAGAAGATTGCAATGGGTAACTATGATAATGGTGTAAGAACCGGTAAGTGGTTATTCTGGGAAGGTGATGTAACGAGTGAAGTAAACTTTGATAATAACAGAATTGCTAGTGTAAATAAAGCTAGTAAAAAAGATCCTGTTGTAACGAATAAGTAA
- the aspS gene encoding aspartate--tRNA ligase, with protein sequence MYRSHSCGELRESHIGQTVTLSGWVAKTRDKGFVVWVDLRDRYGITQLVLDEDRTNAELLEQARNLGREFVIQIKGEVIERTSKNANIPTGNIEVLVSELTILNESKTPPFTIENETDGGEDLRMKYRYLDIRRNPVKNNLIFRSKVTMEVRKFLSSEGFIEVETPYLIKSTPEGARDFVVPSRMNEGQFYALPQSPQTFKQLLMVGGMDKYFQIVKCFRDEDLRADRQPEFTQIDCEMAFVEQEDILNVFENLTKYLLKEVNGVEIDSFPRMTYDDAMAKYGNDKPDIRFGMEFAELNSVAQHKEFGVFNSAELVVGIAVPDAASYTRKELDALVNWVKRPQIGANGMVYVKCNEDGSFKSTVDKFYDQDDLAKWAAATGAKPGDLICVLSGDANKTRTQLSALRMEMATRLGLRKPNEFAPLWVVDFPLLELDEETGHYHAMHHPFTSPKPGQLELLDTDPGAVRANAYDLVLNGNEIGGGSIRIHDKDMQATMFKHLGFTPEEAKAQFGFLMDAFQYGAPPHGGLAFGLDRLVAILGGQETIRDFIAFPKNNSGRDVMIDAPAPIDNAQLKELSLKLDIDLK encoded by the coding sequence ATGTATAGAAGCCATTCCTGCGGGGAATTAAGAGAATCACATATTGGCCAAACGGTTACACTATCTGGTTGGGTAGCAAAAACTAGAGACAAAGGTTTCGTAGTTTGGGTAGATTTAAGGGATCGCTATGGTATTACACAACTAGTACTTGATGAAGACCGCACAAATGCAGAGCTATTAGAGCAGGCAAGAAATTTGGGTAGAGAGTTTGTTATTCAAATAAAAGGTGAGGTTATTGAAAGAACTTCTAAAAACGCTAATATCCCTACTGGTAATATAGAAGTTTTGGTTTCTGAACTTACTATTCTGAATGAATCTAAAACACCGCCTTTCACAATCGAGAACGAAACCGATGGTGGTGAAGATCTTCGTATGAAATATAGGTATTTAGACATCCGTAGAAACCCTGTAAAAAACAACCTTATTTTTAGAAGTAAGGTAACTATGGAAGTCCGTAAGTTTTTATCTAGCGAAGGCTTTATAGAAGTGGAGACTCCGTATTTAATAAAATCTACACCAGAAGGTGCTAGAGATTTCGTTGTACCTAGCCGTATGAACGAAGGGCAATTTTATGCCTTACCACAATCACCACAAACTTTTAAGCAGTTGCTTATGGTTGGTGGTATGGACAAATACTTTCAGATTGTAAAGTGTTTTAGAGATGAAGATTTACGTGCCGATAGACAACCGGAGTTTACACAGATAGATTGTGAAATGGCATTCGTAGAACAAGAAGATATTTTAAATGTCTTTGAAAACTTAACGAAGTACCTTTTAAAAGAAGTCAATGGTGTAGAGATCGATTCATTCCCTAGAATGACTTATGATGATGCCATGGCTAAATATGGTAATGATAAGCCAGATATTCGTTTTGGGATGGAATTCGCTGAATTAAATAGCGTTGCCCAGCATAAAGAATTCGGAGTTTTTAACTCTGCAGAGTTAGTAGTAGGTATTGCCGTACCAGATGCTGCATCATATACTAGAAAAGAATTAGATGCTTTAGTAAACTGGGTTAAGCGTCCGCAAATTGGAGCTAACGGAATGGTTTACGTAAAATGTAATGAAGACGGAAGCTTTAAATCTACCGTAGATAAATTTTACGACCAAGACGATTTAGCAAAATGGGCTGCAGCAACTGGTGCTAAACCAGGTGACCTAATCTGCGTACTTTCTGGTGATGCTAATAAAACAAGAACACAGTTAAGTGCCTTGAGAATGGAAATGGCAACTAGATTAGGTTTAAGAAAACCAAATGAATTCGCACCATTATGGGTTGTTGATTTCCCATTATTGGAGCTTGATGAAGAAACTGGTCATTACCATGCAATGCACCACCCATTTACATCGCCAAAACCAGGTCAGTTAGAATTATTAGATACTGATCCAGGTGCAGTACGTGCAAACGCTTATGACCTTGTATTAAACGGAAACGAAATAGGCGGTGGATCTATTCGTATTCACGATAAAGATATGCAAGCAACAATGTTCAAGCATTTAGGATTTACACCAGAAGAGGCAAAGGCACAATTTGGTTTTCTAATGGATGCTTTCCAATACGGTGCACCACCACATGGCGGATTAGCATTTGGTCTTGATAGACTTGTAGCTATTTTAGGCGGACAAGAAACTATCAGAGATTTTATTGCATTCCCTAAAAATAACAGTGGACGTGATGTTATGATTGATGCTCCCGCCCCAATTGATAATGCACAATTGAAAGAATTGAGTTTGAAGTTGGATATAGATTTGAAATAA